accCACAACCACAGTTATGGTTGtgtcataagaaaaaaaaaaaaaaaaactgtgggaGGTGTTCCCGATCCCCTGTTAGTCTCTTTTTTTAGATgggtgtgctggtgtcaacacggagtgttttattttgaaaagtatgTGGAAAacctattgttgttgtttcggctgacttcctgtctgctcagtggtaaattcagctgaattgctgtaATCAGGACAATTCATTTTGTATACTTGAATCTTTTTgaaatttagtttttgttgattttgagtttgtggaGAAAAACTACTACTGAAGAAATTGAATTGTTTCCATAGTGCattgtttgttgtcatggttGCActtctttatgtattttttatcattttttattgctTGAATAAGTGACTGAATAGTTTTAATATTACAGTTATTGAAGTGCTTGAgaagttgaacattttccttAATTTGGGTCACGCCTTGTTATTAATGGGTGATGGCGTGTCTTGAAGCCACACCAGTTGACAACCACTgctataaaggaaaaaaaaaacaagttgttgagTTCACCCTGTACTAGGGTCTTAATTTAGCAATATAATGAAACTGTAGAACCACAGTTCAGCAGCTGTAAAGCTTTCCCCAGTAATGTGTGTTCATTAATATGGCTATGTATTGGGGAGACTGTTATTGTAACATGGCTACATGGAAATAAGttgtatttttaaagtaaattgtCACCATTTTAGTGTagtatttttcagtgttgtatGTGTCAGGTTAGggttttaaaaagggaagactatggaaggggaggtggacccaaaacGCAGTTAAtggaggcaagatcagggaaacagctttatttaaagctgttacaaaaaccaaaagcagacaaaaagggcaaaaggcaaagtagcaaacaaggaccagacaaagtagcaaaagaaaacagctagacaaaagtacaaatcaaaaaatcaaagttcaactcaaacatggaaaactcaaaaccaaaaacatacaaaacgggacaggagcatggactGGAGCATGGACTGGAGCATGGTCAGGAGCGaggaacaggaaacagaaaacaaagaacagcaaacaatgaccagacaaggagtgaggggaacacagagactaaatacacagacactaatgacatgacaaggaacaggtgaggagagaggcggaaggaagccaggtgtgataatgagggggaggagcacagaggaacagaccaggagggaacaagacaacagacagagggagccagaggggagaacacaggagaacttaaaggacacatgagggcatggaaaaatcagaacatgagacacaagacaaggaaaaatcaaaacacagaacacaacaagacatagaaaaaaggacatgaatcaaaaaccaaaaaccagatacaaggacaacacaaacaggagtcatgacagtaTGAATACTTTGAGTTAAGTGACAATtgtaattcttcttcttccatcactggttgCTTGTTAAACGTGTGTTTAAGATGTATTTGTCTAATTATTGTAGGCTAAAAATGAGTTGTAATGTCAATATTGATCAATTGCCTACATGGTCTTAGATGCCACGAGGCAAGTCTTTTCGCCGTTCGGAGGCAGCCAAACGGCGTATGGCAGGACGGCGAACGGTTGACGTGGAACCGCAGCAGCCTGCTAATGCCTCTGTCTCGCGTATGTAAATCTGTTCATTAACTGTGTATACTATACTTATATTCCTAGTGGCAAGGTGTGTTGTTTACATGATTTGTGATGATGATTTGAAAGTCCTCATTAAGTATGTgtatcttgttgttgttttttctgttcatcaATAGAGTCCAGCACTGGTCAGCGCCATGCTGTGAGACAATGGCCAAAATCTTTGCTGACAGGTCGTCAGCACAAGCTGGTTTTGCCGTGTGAATCCCCTGGCAAGAAggtataacaataataataataataaaaataataataataataataatgataataatgataataataacaacagctATTATTAGTGATTTTCATTCTACAATAATCTAATCTTCTTTTCCAGTTTGTTCTTGTTATCGGTGATTCCCATCTACGTGCTATCGTAGATGGCTATGTTCTGATGCCAAAGGGCTCACTCTCCTTTGGCCTCATGTGTACGCCCGGGGCCTGTGCGATGGAGGTGAGGACGGAGttgctacatgctgctgttcCTCGGACTCCTCACGCAGTCCTGGTCATTGCACCAAGCAACAACCTGACATCCAGCAGGACCATCGACGAGGCAGGGGCAGACTTTGCTAAGCTCCTACTCAGTGCTTGCTCGAGATGGGCTAACGTAGGTTTATTTTCCATTGTATTTATTGATATATTATCATAGTTAATTAATTTGTATCAAGTGTTTGCAGAATGACGTATATTTATTAGCTATGGCATtatcagaacatttttattttgttattaacaaccactttacaggtgtgtgtcaCAGACTTTGCACCCCGTTTGACTGTAGACGTCGATCAGCAACAATTGTTGCGTGAAGAGTTCCGCTGTGTGGCAGCACGTATGGGTAAGTTTTAAAAAGAGTAGAGTTTAAGTGCAGTTACAGTATAATGGATGATGTGTTATTAGGCAGACTGTTTGAATAAAAGTTATAATTTCCATAATCTTCATGGTTGTTAtctaaaactttaatttaatgcaTAGAAATTTTACTATAATTGgtgatatttgtcttttttaggTGTCAGGTTCTTCCCCTTTGCTGATCATTTCCCCATGAACCGCCGTGAGCTCTGGAGCAGAGATGGTGTAAGTAGAATTATAATTTGATCCACACTTTGTCTGTAGTTGAATGACAAGTTTATATCAGATACACattgtttaatctgttttattttgattatttttgcagGTTCACCTCAGCGATAGTGACGGCATGCCCATTTTTGCCGGGCAGCTGTGGAGTGCCGCATACCAATACCTGCATCCTCCGACACCAAAGCTACAACCTGCTCCCAGAATGTTGCCGCCTCGTAGGCAGGTTATTCCAAAGGTGGTTGTCAGGGGACAGGTCACCGTACATCGTCCATCCAACCCCTTTGATTGGACTGTCGTTGGCAAGGGCAGGAAGGTAACTGTTCACATACTGTCATTGTgtggttgatgttttttttttgagtagcTGACATCTGTAATGCTTGATGGGTTGTTTAATACCAAGTATCTTATTTTGTCATTACAGAGGACAGCACCTGAGGAACCTGAGCAGTCCTCTGGTGCAGAGAGGGTGGTTCAGCAGCAGGTATGTTATGATTGATTAAACATAGATGGATTTGGATATGACTGTTTTGATGATGGCATTTTGACACAATAGctgttgtgtatatgtgtttgaCAGGTTGACACAACTCCACTCCTCGAGTGTTCCATCCAGCCCAACCCTGTTTGGTTCAGCAGTTCAGTGTTGGCTGCGATGGATGCTGCTGTTCCATCCCATCTTCCTAGCCCTGATTCTACTGCTGTTCCACGAAGCTCAAAGGTAAACTGCATGCAAGTTGTATGTTGGTTGGTTGAAGAGGTTTTAGTATCTCTAAATCGTCAGTCTTTTTTCTGATACACTCACAACAACATGCAAAACTGCACAATATTGTCCACAAACACTTTTGCCCAAATATAGCTtcaggaaatgtattttgtttttcttccattagCGTCCAAAAGTGGAACATCATCGGACTTCTGCATGCCGGAAGGTTTGTATTGATTGTATTAAATATTTGACttatttggggaaaaaaaagaaagaaaaaaatgtgcatgtctACAGTATTACAGCAATAATTGGATaataattggaaaaacaaaatgttttctagGTCCCGACGAGAGCTTTGCCCGTGGTGAAACCTGTGCCACTGCCTGCAACTGCTCATCTGAAAGTGGATGTCAGGGGGGAGGTTAGTATAGTTTTGTGcaaactgcgtgtgtgtgtattccctTTATAGTAACAGTAGCATAGTTTAATTATTCAGATtattattctctctttttttttttttttttcatctagaTTGCCACCACCGCCATcgctgctgccaccaccaccacgccGGGGAGGGGGGCCTTCAGCCTGTCGTCGATCTTGGTGTCCGGCCGACACCAAGATCCAACACAGGTAAGTGTGACGCTAACCCCATTCCTAGCAGGTGTGCAGAGTCCCTGCCGAAGGGGTCTGTTGCTGGTAAGTGTGTCAGAACTGCACCGGGcagacaagagacagaaaacagcaaacagaaaacaatgaccagaacaggagtgaggggaacacagagactaaatacacagatactaatgacatgacgaggaacaggtgaggagggaggaggaaggaagccaggtgtgataatgagggggaggagcacagaggaacagaccaggagggaacaagacaacagacagagggagccagaggggagaacacaggagaacttaaaggacacatgagggcatggaaaaatcagaacatgagacacaagacaaggaaaaaccaaaacacagaacacaacaagacatataaaaaaggacatgaatcaaaaaccaaaaaccagatacaaggacaacacaaacaggagtcatgacagttACGGGCCAATCCTCTTGCATATACTTTGCATCGTGAGTATTCGTCAATGGCAGATTATCTGAGTAGATTGCAAATGCAATATGTTGGTACTTGGGCCACTGAGGTAGAGattcaagcagcagcagattgtttAGGAGTGAATATTTTCACGTATTGTGGTGATCGCTGGCTTGAATACAGTTGCAAGAATAGGCAGTTGTCCAATCAGGCAGTGTATTTACAGAATTGTAACGGTAACCATTATGAGAACGTGGTTTGTGTTATGCAGCCTCAGATGCAGATTTGTTATCGGTACTGCAAAGTGAGTGCGTCTTGTTCCGGATGTTACAATTTTAGACGGCAAAGTAGAGAGCGTAGTGTTTGTACTGAGAGTTCAAGTCCAGTTGTTAGATTATGTAGCTGAAGGGGTTATCGATATTGAAGATAATGTCGTAGAACAGACGCATAGTACTGTGTCTACGCATGAGCacacttcatttacatttaagtcaAGTAATGTTAATTCTTCTAACtatttgaaaagtaaaaagaacttaaaaagcaaaagaaaatacCAGGAAAATGATTTGTATAAGGAGGAAGTCAAGGAAATTGGTAAAGTGAAATATAAGACAAATGTAttggaaaaggaaaatgtagaaTATAAGCATAAACTTattgaaaagaataaacagaaatataggGAAAATGTAGAATATAAGCATAAACTTattgaaaagaataaacagaaatataaggAAAATGTAGAATATAAGCATAAACTTattgaaaagaataaacagaaatataaggACAATGTAGAATATAagcataaaacactgaaacactgaaaaaaagtaTAGGGAAAATGTAGGATATAAGcttaaagttaaaaagtttaGTCAAAGGCAATATAGGGACAGTGAAGTGCACAGGCAGCATGTAAAATCCAGGAGTAGAAGAGAGTATCATGGAAGTATTGAACATAAGAAGTGTGTTATAGCAAGGAACAAACTGAAGAGggaaaaacataaagaaaagacagaggagttTGATTATGTTAGAGAGCAGTTTTGGGACAAAGTTAAAGATGGGCCAGATTTTGTGTGCTGCGTATGCTACAGAGGGttgtttaaaaatcaaatttagaaatgtaaaagagaaaattatACTAAAACCAAAGAAATAATGGTAATTGCTGATAAATGTATTAGtgaaacatatttacataaatgtaatgAAGACTGCATATTGCCGTGTAAATGGTTGGATACAGCTAGAGGTCAGCTGTGGATTTGTAACAAATGTCATTCTCACATTAGTAATGGTGTAATGCCACCTGAATGTGCATTGAACAATTTGGCGCTTTGTCCCATTCCACCAGAATTGGCGTGTTTGAAAAGATTAGAGGAACATTTGATAGCATTGCATATTCCGTTTATGAAGATGTTGGCATTGCCTAAAGGTGGGCAAAATGGAGTGCATGGACCTGTAACGTGTGTTCCTGCAAATATTGTGCAGACGAGCAATTTGCTGCCACATACAGGCATGGAAGGATCTTTGTTGCCAGTAAAGTTGAAGCGGAAGCTTACTTATAAAGGACATTACCACTATGAGTTTGTTGACAGTATGCGCATAAGGCAGGCTTTGCAGTATTTAAAACGGACAAATGTCTATTATAAAGATGTCGAGTTTAATGAAGCTtggataaatacattttgtagcAAATTGGATAGTGATTGTGATGCGGGTGGTGAAGTATGTGCAGATGTTGGGGAAGATGAGCTTCTGCATGACAGACAAAACCATTGCATGTTTCAGGACACTTGTCTTATGCCTGTAGATTTTGGTCAGGAAACACTGGATCAATATTTCGATGATATATTGAATTTGGCTCCAGCAGAAGGGAACTCTCCTGTGAGGTTGTTGTCTGATCACACAAATGAAGCTAAATGCTTCCCAGTGTTGTTTCCTACTGGACATGGTACATACCATGATAGTAGACCGCATCGTTTGACTTTGTCGCGTTATTTTAATAACAGGATTCTACATGCTGATGGTAGATTCgcacaaaatgttgaatacaTCTTTTTTGCTCAGTACTTATCTGAGGTAGAACAGGTTGTGTCAAATGTATCAATAGCATTGCGAAAGGGTAAAGGAGGTGCAGTATCTCAAAACGTTAGAAGAAATGTATTGAATGATTAAGAATCTTTTAAAAACTTGTTGCAGTTTGATGATGGGTTTCGTTTTCTAAAACCTATTAGAGGTACCCCATCTTTTTGGCAGGGAGCCCAGTGTGATTTGTTGGCTTGTGTTCGTCAGCTGGGTGTCCCAACgtggttttgttcattttcttaaGCTGATATGCGGTGGAAAAGTCTCCTCAATAGTATTTTGAAACAGGCAGGTAGAACAGAGACAGCTGAACAGTTAGATTATGCATCTTACATCTGTGCAACAACATTCAAAACGACATTCAAAATCTtgcaaaaagaataaaactgttTGTCGTTTCAATTTTCCTAAGCCACCATCCgcaaaaacttttatttcacgTCAAGTCAGTGAAGAGGATGACAAAAAATCAATATAGCAAACCGCTTTTGAAATGCTGGAATGCTAATATTGACATCCAATATGTTGTTGATGCCTATGCTTGTGTAGTTTACATTATTTCTTACATCTCCAAGGCAGAAAAGGAGATGGGTTTGTTGTTAAGAAATGCTCAGAGGGAAGCGGCTAAAGAGGGTAATAGTTGTGCTAAAGATGCATTGAAAAATTTAGGAAGTGTGTATTTACACAATAGGGATGTATGTGCTCAAGAGGCGGTGTATAGATTGACAAACATGCATCTTAAGGAGTGCTCTaggaaagttgtgtttgtgccgGTAGGGGAGAATACAGTTAGAATGAGTTTGCCTTTAAGTgtgttgaaacaaaaaacatcatcacatgatCTTACAGATGAAGATATGTGGATGAGGAGTTCTGTGGACAGGTACAAGAATAGGCCGAAAGATAGTACATTTAATGACATGTGTTTGGCAACATTTGCGTCAGAGTATTGTGTTTTGAGTAAAAACGACACAGCTGGCCATAGGGTTAAATTAGATAATGATTGTGGTTTTGTTGTGAAAAGAACACGTACGCAACCTGCCGTTGTTCGTTATGTGCGCTTTTCGGAGACTAAGAATCAGAGCATTTTGCAGTTCTTCCTGCCGTATCGCAAAGATGGGCAGCTCAAACCGGCAGGGTTTGAGATGTTTGAGCAGTTTTATAGACACGGTCATGTGAGATTAGGTGATAAATTGCTACATTCGGTTAAAGAAGTTGTTGATCTGAATAGATGCAAATTTGAAAGAGATGCAGACGAGTTGGATGATATCCAAAATTCAATTGATAGTGAGGGTGTTGTAGAAGATGCCTGGTGCAAGCTGTGCCCAGAGCAGGAGTTGGAGCGTTTAGAGAGTATAGAGGAACGTAGAGAGATGGAGCAGATAGTGGATGAACATGTAGATAGCATTCCAGATTTAGCTGTGAACAGTAAAGATATTGCACAattgaaaaagaggaagaatgtcCTCGACAGAGAGGACAGTTTGGCTTTAATTAGGTCTCTGAATGAGACAcagatgtgtattttttatcaGATTAGGCAGTGGTGCTTAGGTAGGGTAAATGGAGCAAAGCCAGATCCgatacatgtatttattacagGTAGGGCAGGGACAGGTAAGAGCCATTTGATCAGGGCTATACAGTACGAGGCAATGAGGTTGTTGTCGAGAGGGTGTCGTGATCCGGACGACATTTGCGTTGTACTAACAGCTCCCACGGGAATAGCTGCACACAATTTAAATGCAGCTACCATTCACAATGCTTTTAGCATAGGTAAAGATGTACGTTTACCTTACACTCCACTGGGTGAGGAGAAGCTGAATTCTTTACGTGCTAAATATAGTAGCTTGCAACTTTTGATCATAGATGAAATCTCCATGGTTGATCACAAACTATTGGCTTATATCCATGGAAGATTAAGACAAATTAAGCAATCTGGTGACTATTCCCCGTTTGGAAACGTTAGTGTAATTGCAGTTGGAGATTTTTATCAATTGCCTCCAGTGAAAGGGAGACCTCTGTATATAGATGACCTGGAAGGTGGTGATTTGTGGTCTCGGTTGTTTAAGGTTGCAGAATTGAAAACCGTTGTTCGTCAGAAAGATCCTGTATTTGCAGAGTTGTTGAACAGAGTTCGAACTCGTTCAAAAGGTACGCCGATGTTGGATAGCGACATTGA
This sequence is a window from Acanthopagrus latus isolate v.2019 chromosome 13, fAcaLat1.1, whole genome shotgun sequence. Protein-coding genes within it:
- the LOC119031589 gene encoding uncharacterized protein LOC119031589, coding for MPRGKSFRRSEAAKRRMAGRRTVDVEPQQPANASVSQSSTGQRHAVRQWPKSLLTGRQHKLVLPCESPGKKFVLVIGDSHLRAIVDGYVLMPKGSLSFGLMCTPGACAMEVRTELLHAAVPRTPHAVLVIAPSNNLTSSRTIDEAGADFAKLLLSACSRWANVCVTDFAPRLTVDVDQQQLLREEFRCVAARMGVRFFPFADHFPMNRRELWSRDGVHLSDSDGMPIFAGQLWSAAYQYLHPPTPKLQPAPRMLPPRRQVIPKVVVRGQVTVHRPSNPFDWTVVGKGRKRTAPEEPEQSSGAERVVQQQVDTTPLLECSIQPNPVWFSSSVLAAMDAAVPSHLPSPDSTAVPRSSKRPKVEHHRTSACRKVPTRALPVVKPVPLPATAHLKVDVRGEIATTAIAAATTTTPGRGAFSLSSILVSGRHQDPTQVGKMECMDL